A DNA window from Candidatus Cloacimonadota bacterium contains the following coding sequences:
- a CDS encoding type Z 30S ribosomal protein S14: MAKTSLIIKQQRTPKFNVRKYNRCKICGRPRAFMRHFGMCRLCFRKYASEGQIPGITRSSW, translated from the coding sequence GTGGCAAAGACCTCATTGATCATCAAGCAACAAAGAACTCCCAAGTTCAATGTAAGAAAGTACAACCGTTGCAAGATTTGCGGCCGCCCGCGTGCATTCATGCGCCACTTTGGCATGTGCCGCCTTTGCTTCCGCAAATACGCTTCCGAGGGACAGATCCCCGGAATCACCAGAAGTAGCTGGTAA